A stretch of Paenibacillus sp. URB8-2 DNA encodes these proteins:
- a CDS encoding GNAT family N-acetyltransferase — protein MRRNIRQGSVEELEQIMALIAECVRVMREGGSDQWDETYPNAEVIKEDLERGTLYVCEDNGAAAGIMVLDENQAEPYAEIDWVQKEGPNLVMHRLAVHPQVQGKGIARILISFAENFAADHGYKSIRMDTYAKNAKALELYRRLGYEIRGEFRLPGKTAHFPVLEKILVRGD, from the coding sequence ATGAGGCGCAATATCAGACAGGGAAGTGTGGAAGAACTGGAGCAGATTATGGCCTTGATTGCCGAATGCGTGCGCGTGATGCGGGAGGGCGGCAGCGACCAGTGGGACGAGACTTACCCGAACGCGGAAGTCATTAAAGAGGACCTTGAGCGGGGGACGCTGTATGTTTGCGAAGACAACGGCGCGGCTGCCGGCATTATGGTACTGGATGAAAATCAGGCGGAACCGTACGCGGAAATCGATTGGGTGCAAAAGGAAGGTCCCAATTTGGTGATGCATCGTCTGGCGGTTCATCCGCAGGTTCAAGGCAAGGGGATTGCGCGCATATTGATCTCATTTGCCGAGAATTTTGCCGCGGATCACGGGTATAAGAGCATCCGAATGGATACATACGCGAAAAATGCCAAGGCGCTTGAGCTGTACCGCCGTCTCGGATACGAAATCAGAGGGGAATTCCGCTTGCCTGGCAAGACGGCCCATTTTCCGGTGCTGGAGAAGATTTTGGTGCGGGGCGACTAG